In candidate division KSB1 bacterium, the genomic stretch TCATTCAGCGCAATGGATTGTGTGATTGAGGGAATCCCGCTGCAAGGGAGGGAGGAGGGCAACCCCCTGCCGGCCTTGCTTGGCAGACAGGCGGTCTGTGCAGCCGGAGCGGCGGGCGGTTGCAGGCATTGGCCTCGCTGTTTGACCCGGAGAGGATGGTGGCTCCGGCCTCAACAAGACGATGCCGCCGCCGGCATGAATTTCACCCGCCACTGGAGGCGTCCCTGGCATTTTCCCTTCCTGCAGGAGATGCAATCATGTTTAACAAAATGCTGTGTGCCCATCTGACGCTCGCACCCGTTCTGCTTGTCATCGGCATTGCTGCCGGACAGGATGCCATTCGCTTGAATCAAATCGGCTTTTATCCCACCGGCCCGAAATTCGCCGTTGCTGTGGGGGCAGCGGGCGGGAGGTTTTACGTCCTCACGCGTGATCAGGGTGACACGCTGCTCGCCGGCACGCTGGGGACGCCGCGCCTGTGGCCGCATTCCGGCGAATCCGTCCAGTTGATCGATTTCACCTCTTTGCAACAGCCGGGCGAATACCTCATCGTGGTGCCGGGTTTGGGAAGCTCGCCCCCTTTCACCATCGGCAACCATGTTCATCAAACCGTGACGGTGATGGCGTTGAAGTCCTACTATTTTCAACGCGCCTCGACGCCCCTACTCGAACCCTTTGCCGGAAAATGGCGACGGCCGGCCGGCCATCCCGATACGCAGGTGTGGGTGCATCCTTCAGCAGCCAGCGCTGCGCGGCCGGTCAACACCATCCTTTCCTCTGCCCGGGGCTGGTATGACGCGGGCGATTACAACAAGTACATCGTCAACTCCGGCATCAGCACCTACACGCTGCTGGCGGCCTACGAACATTTCCCCGCGTATTTTCGCGCGCTGGCTGTCAACATCCCGGAGAGTGCCAACCGCCTGCCCGACATTCTCGATGAAGCGTTGTGGAATCTCGCCTGGATGCTGACGATGCAGGATCCCAATGATGGTGGCGTCTATCACAAGCTCACCACCGCCAATTTCAGCGGCTTTGTCATGCCGCATCAGGACACGGCGCGGCGCTACGTGGTGCAGAAGAGCACCGCCGCCACGCTCGATTTTGCCGCGGTGATGGCACAGGCCAGCCGCATCTTCGCCGATTTCAGCGCCGAGATGCCCGGCTTTGCGCAAACCTGTCTGCAGGCCGGCCTGGCGGCCTGGCGCTGGGCCCGCCGCAATCCCAATGTGCGCTACGATCAGCACGCGCTCAATGCGGCCTATGATCCCGACATCACCACCGGTGAATATGGCGACGGCAGCACCATGGACGAGCTGCGCTGGGCCGCCGCGGAGTTGTTCATCACCACCCAAGCCGACAGCTTTCTGGCTGCCGCCAATCCGCTGGCGGGACCGTTTGGCGTGCCCGCGTGGCCGAACGTCAATACGCTGGGGATTTATTCGCTGGCGTTTCATCGTGCCCGGGTGGGTGCTGCGTTGGATACCAATGCGGTCAAAGCCATTCTGTTGCATCTTGCCGGCAGTCTGCGCGCGGCTGCCAATGCTTCCGCATATCGCGTGGCGATGGGCATTTCGAACAGCGACTTTGTGTGGGGCAGCAACGGCATTGCCGCCAACCAGGGCATGGCGCTGGTGCAAGCCTGCCGCCTCACCGGAGATGTCTCCTTTCTGGAAGCGGCAGTGCACCATCTCGATTACCTGCTGGGCCGCAATGCCACCGGCTATTGTTTCATGACCGGTGCGGGTGAAAAATCCCCCCGGCATCCGCATCACCGCCCGTCGCAGGCGGACGGCATTGCCGAGCCGGTTCCTGGTTTGCTGGTGGGTGGGCCCAACGGCAATGCGCGCAACGATGACGGGGGGAGTTGTCCGGCCTACCTTGGGCCGGAACGCGCACGCATGTACCTCGACAACGTGTGCAGCTATGCCACCAATGAGAACGCCATCAACTGGAACGCGCCACTGGTGTATCTCGCCGGTGCGATCGAAGCCTTGTATTCGCCCACCGGCCGGCCCAATCCCACCACCGTCTCAGAACCACGAGAAGGCGCCTCGCCGCGCGCTTTTGGTTTGCTGCCGAACTACCCCAATCCATTCAATCCTTCCACCCAAATCCGCTATGCCTTGCCGGTTGCAGGCTGGGTTGAGTTTGGCATCTACAACGCCACCGGCCAGTTGATTCGGCGCCTGCAGCAGGCCACGCTGCCGGCGGGGTATCATACGGTCAGGTGGAATGCCGATACCGACAGCGGCCACCGGGTTGCGAGCGGCATTTATTTCGCCTGCCTGCGCTTTCAGGCCAGCGGCCGGGTCTGGCATGATTTGATGAAGATGCTCTTGCTGCGCTGAGCCGGAGAAGCACAATGAATGCGACTGGTGCGGGCAGGAGAACGTCATGCAAGCCCCGCCGGCACCACAGCGTGCGTCGCACAAGACTGTTGTGAAATCATCACGCTGCACTCTCTGCCATGTTGCGGTGCCACGTTTGTTCTGTGGGCGGGCCTCTCTCCGGTCTGCCTGTTGCGTCTGCGGCGCATGCCATGCCACAGCGCGAAGGTGTTTTTGCCCATCTCACAGATGGGGAAGAAGCAGGCCTCGCTGCTGCGGTTGCCGACCCGCACGGTTGGCGCTGCACTCCGAAATTCAATCCTCAACGCGGATAAAATTTCCCCGTTTGGCGAAGGCGTCACGTTTTTTCTCCCGCGAAAATGAATGTCTCTTGAGATTTTTTCGTGGCGAAATTTTTTGCATTTGATCCCGACATTGTCGTCCCGTTCCGGTG encodes the following:
- a CDS encoding glycoside hydrolase family 9 protein, which gives rise to MFNKMLCAHLTLAPVLLVIGIAAGQDAIRLNQIGFYPTGPKFAVAVGAAGGRFYVLTRDQGDTLLAGTLGTPRLWPHSGESVQLIDFTSLQQPGEYLIVVPGLGSSPPFTIGNHVHQTVTVMALKSYYFQRASTPLLEPFAGKWRRPAGHPDTQVWVHPSAASAARPVNTILSSARGWYDAGDYNKYIVNSGISTYTLLAAYEHFPAYFRALAVNIPESANRLPDILDEALWNLAWMLTMQDPNDGGVYHKLTTANFSGFVMPHQDTARRYVVQKSTAATLDFAAVMAQASRIFADFSAEMPGFAQTCLQAGLAAWRWARRNPNVRYDQHALNAAYDPDITTGEYGDGSTMDELRWAAAELFITTQADSFLAAANPLAGPFGVPAWPNVNTLGIYSLAFHRARVGAALDTNAVKAILLHLAGSLRAAANASAYRVAMGISNSDFVWGSNGIAANQGMALVQACRLTGDVSFLEAAVHHLDYLLGRNATGYCFMTGAGEKSPRHPHHRPSQADGIAEPVPGLLVGGPNGNARNDDGGSCPAYLGPERARMYLDNVCSYATNENAINWNAPLVYLAGAIEALYSPTGRPNPTTVSEPREGASPRAFGLLPNYPNPFNPSTQIRYALPVAGWVEFGIYNATGQLIRRLQQATLPAGYHTVRWNADTDSGHRVASGIYFACLRFQASGRVWHDLMKMLLLR